A portion of the Deferrivibrio essentukiensis genome contains these proteins:
- a CDS encoding rubrerythrin family protein produces MMSTKENLKEAFAGESQANQKYRAFAKKAEKEGFKNIAKLFKTTAEAERIHAEGHLNALEMVGSTAENLQAAIDGETYEYTEMYPPMFDEAQKDNHKAKVMFNFALKAEKVHAELYAKALQAVKNGKDIETDNILLCPVCGYIAVGDAPEKCPVCGVSKEKFVTVD; encoded by the coding sequence ATTATGAGCACAAAAGAAAACTTGAAAGAAGCTTTTGCCGGCGAAAGTCAGGCTAACCAAAAGTACAGAGCCTTTGCAAAAAAGGCGGAAAAAGAAGGTTTTAAAAATATTGCCAAACTCTTTAAAACAACTGCTGAAGCTGAGAGAATCCACGCAGAGGGGCACCTGAATGCTCTTGAGATGGTTGGCTCTACAGCTGAAAATCTTCAAGCTGCTATCGATGGTGAAACATATGAATATACTGAAATGTATCCCCCTATGTTTGATGAAGCACAAAAAGATAATCACAAAGCAAAAGTTATGTTTAACTTCGCATTGAAGGCCGAAAAAGTTCATGCAGAGCTATACGCAAAGGCACTTCAAGCAGTAAAAAATGGTAAAGATATTGAGACTGATAATATTCTACTCTGCCCTGTATGTGGCTATATTGCCGTTGGTGATGCCCCTGAAAAATGTCCTGTTTGTGGAGTAAGCAAGGAAAAGTTTGTAACTGTAGATTAG
- a CDS encoding bacterioferritin, producing MHKKSIPLLNQALQEEVRALQQYMYFHFHCDDRGYDLLSKMFKQIAIQEMMHAERFAERILFLKGEVELKASKDVEKVTDVSKMLEMATMLEEEAVEMYNNFAKQCAENGDSVTKKLFEDIIMEEENHFDQFDTESDNLKDFGNNYLALQSIERSKITSSGNTPAE from the coding sequence ATGCACAAAAAATCGATACCACTTTTAAATCAGGCGTTACAAGAAGAAGTAAGAGCGTTACAGCAGTATATGTACTTTCATTTTCACTGTGATGACAGGGGATATGATTTGCTTTCAAAGATGTTTAAACAGATTGCCATTCAAGAAATGATGCATGCTGAAAGATTTGCTGAAAGAATTTTATTTCTAAAAGGGGAAGTAGAGCTAAAAGCATCAAAAGATGTTGAAAAGGTCACAGATGTATCAAAGATGCTTGAAATGGCAACAATGTTAGAAGAAGAAGCGGTGGAAATGTATAATAATTTTGCTAAACAATGTGCAGAAAACGGAGATTCAGTTACTAAGAAACTCTTTGAAGACATAATCATGGAAGAGGAAAATCATTTTGACCAATTTGATACAGAATCAGATAATTTGAAAGATTTTGGCAACAATTATTTGGCACTGCAATCAATTGAAAGAAGCAAAATAACAAGTTCGGGAAATACACCTGCAGAATAA
- a CDS encoding Fur family transcriptional regulator has protein sequence MRKFTSRNLLKNNKLKVTPQRTLLLDIISKYGHIDTDSIVTEITSTLPSVSVATVYKNLSTLIENGIVKEVNFPGKKKMYELNINKHIHLVCSKCGNIRDIDMSESLLKEKFRDIIDDEIDDFNINFYYTCKSCKKS, from the coding sequence ATGAGAAAATTTACATCAAGAAATTTACTTAAAAACAATAAGTTAAAGGTCACCCCTCAAAGAACGTTACTTTTGGATATAATATCAAAGTATGGTCATATTGATACGGATAGTATTGTAACGGAGATTACATCTACCCTTCCATCTGTTTCTGTTGCTACTGTTTATAAAAATTTAAGTACTTTAATTGAAAACGGTATTGTAAAAGAGGTTAATTTCCCTGGAAAAAAGAAAATGTATGAACTAAATATCAATAAACATATACACCTGGTTTGCAGCAAATGTGGAAATATTAGAGATATTGACATGTCTGAATCATTGTTGAAAGAGAAATTTAGAGATATTATCGATGATGAAATAGATGATTTTAATATAAATTTTTATTATACTTGCAAAAGTTGTAAAAAGAGCTAA
- a CDS encoding EAL domain-containing protein: protein MLEKLKLLPESNPEPIMLSDTHGNIIYKNSAAKTIFPHANNLCDISENCRNISEKFDFEIFAENNKYYKIIGRYQKDENIYLIYVFDITEIKQKQNELEFLANYDALTGLPNKNKLIRDMLDRINNKTVIMLIDIKSMRHVNSIYGYDIGDKLMVEFTKLLNKTISKPLEIYRLYGNIFAIYDSIGVNCQLNSKFYLENIFNKLNDQVININNLDIPVQIRMGVASCEDLDIKDENYPLEQLKIAEIAVLEAKKNNRNILYYNEIKDIEQRYQENRFWLFSFKQMQKKDDCKLIPYFQPIINNKSHSIDKYEALMRLSIKGKIYTPDKFIDIANESGEIVNLTMIMINEVFKVVNNHNINVAINITPQDLRSDIITFLKEKISEYSINPEKINLELLENEDFYELEDRIIELKDLGFKISLDDFGSGFSNFSKLISMKIDFLKIDGSIIKNIHCDENTFQIVKNINEIGKTLGCKTIAEYVSSAEIFSKVIDIGIDYSQGYFFYKPSPKIT from the coding sequence ATGCTTGAAAAACTAAAATTATTACCAGAATCTAACCCTGAGCCTATAATGCTTTCCGATACACATGGAAACATTATCTATAAAAACAGTGCCGCAAAAACTATTTTTCCTCATGCGAATAATCTTTGCGATATTTCAGAAAACTGTAGAAATATTTCAGAAAAATTTGACTTTGAAATTTTTGCAGAAAACAACAAATATTATAAAATTATTGGAAGATACCAAAAAGATGAAAATATTTATTTAATATATGTTTTTGATATTACTGAAATTAAGCAGAAACAAAATGAGCTCGAATTCTTGGCGAATTATGATGCACTAACGGGTCTTCCAAACAAAAATAAATTAATTAGAGATATGCTTGATAGAATAAACAATAAGACAGTCATAATGCTTATTGATATAAAATCTATGAGGCATGTAAATTCAATTTACGGATATGACATTGGCGACAAACTAATGGTAGAGTTTACAAAGCTCTTAAACAAAACTATCAGTAAACCTTTGGAAATTTACAGACTTTATGGAAATATTTTCGCGATATACGATTCAATTGGAGTTAATTGTCAGCTCAACTCAAAATTTTATCTGGAAAATATCTTTAACAAACTAAATGATCAGGTAATAAATATCAATAATTTGGATATACCTGTTCAAATAAGAATGGGTGTTGCAAGTTGCGAGGATTTAGATATAAAAGACGAAAATTATCCTCTTGAACAGCTTAAAATTGCTGAGATAGCAGTGCTTGAAGCCAAAAAAAATAATAGAAACATTCTCTATTACAATGAAATTAAGGATATAGAGCAAAGGTATCAAGAAAATAGATTCTGGCTATTCAGCTTTAAACAGATGCAAAAAAAAGATGATTGTAAACTTATCCCTTATTTTCAGCCAATAATTAATAACAAATCTCATTCAATAGATAAGTATGAAGCATTAATGAGACTTTCAATAAAAGGCAAAATATATACCCCCGATAAATTTATTGATATAGCCAACGAATCAGGAGAAATTGTTAATTTGACGATGATAATGATTAATGAAGTATTTAAAGTAGTTAATAATCATAATATAAATGTCGCTATAAATATCACTCCTCAAGACTTAAGGTCTGACATTATCACATTTCTTAAAGAAAAAATTTCAGAATACAGTATAAATCCGGAAAAAATAAACCTTGAACTTCTTGAAAATGAAGACTTCTACGAGCTTGAAGACAGAATTATTGAGTTAAAAGATTTAGGTTTCAAAATCTCTCTTGATGATTTTGGAAGCGGATTTTCAAATTTTAGCAAACTAATTTCTATGAAAATAGATTTTTTAAAAATTGACGGCTCTATAATAAAAAACATACACTGCGATGAAAACACTTTCCAGATTGTTAAAAATATAAATGAAATAGGGAAAACACTTGGATGTAAAACTATAGCAGAATATGTATCAAGTGCGGAAATATTTAGTAAGGTAATTGATATTGGTATAGATTACTCCCAAGGATATTTTTTCTATAAACCATCTCCCAAAATTACTTAG
- a CDS encoding NADH:flavin oxidoreductase/NADH oxidase, with protein MGAKLFETIKIRNVEFKNKVFMSPMCQYSAVDGMVTDWHFTHYTSRAIGGVGAIIVEATAVEDRGRISPYDLGLYNDNQLKLLTELVRQVKKYDCKIGVQLAHAGRKGSKDAPWKGDIFLSHQNGGWQVIAPSAIPFNKQSDTPKEMTKTDIDIVKQSFIKAAERAVEAGFDFIEIHMAHGYLLHEFLSPITNKRCDEYGGSFENRMRLPLEIVKGIRKAIGKNIPLFVRISAVDWYNGGLEIEDTVKLSKILKENEVDLVDVSSGGLVEDAVIPFDYGYQTHFAHKIKSEANIFTGAVGMITTASQAEHILTTQQADIILLGRGLLGNPYWALYAAKELKYDIKWPSQYLRHF; from the coding sequence ATGGGTGCAAAATTGTTTGAAACAATAAAAATCAGAAATGTTGAGTTTAAAAATAAGGTATTTATGTCCCCTATGTGTCAATATTCAGCTGTTGATGGTATGGTTACTGATTGGCATTTTACACATTATACGTCAAGGGCGATAGGTGGAGTAGGGGCTATTATAGTTGAAGCTACTGCTGTAGAGGATAGAGGTAGAATAAGCCCTTACGATTTAGGACTATATAATGATAATCAGCTTAAGCTATTGACTGAATTGGTTAGACAGGTGAAGAAATATGATTGTAAAATTGGTGTACAGCTGGCTCACGCAGGTAGAAAAGGGTCAAAGGATGCTCCTTGGAAAGGTGACATATTTTTAAGTCATCAAAATGGCGGTTGGCAAGTCATAGCCCCAAGTGCAATCCCTTTTAACAAGCAATCCGATACACCTAAAGAGATGACCAAAACTGATATAGATATTGTTAAACAATCATTTATCAAAGCAGCGGAGAGAGCAGTGGAGGCCGGATTTGATTTTATAGAAATTCATATGGCTCATGGATATTTGCTTCATGAGTTTTTATCTCCAATCACAAATAAAAGGTGCGATGAGTATGGTGGAAGTTTTGAAAATAGGATGAGGCTTCCTTTGGAAATTGTAAAGGGTATAAGAAAAGCGATTGGGAAGAATATCCCATTGTTTGTTAGAATATCTGCTGTTGATTGGTATAACGGTGGGCTTGAGATTGAAGATACAGTTAAGCTATCTAAAATACTTAAAGAAAATGAAGTAGATTTGGTTGATGTGTCAAGTGGTGGTCTGGTTGAGGATGCTGTAATTCCTTTTGATTATGGCTATCAGACACATTTTGCACATAAAATTAAAAGTGAGGCTAACATATTTACTGGGGCTGTAGGGATGATTACTACTGCATCTCAAGCTGAGCATATTTTAACTACTCAGCAAGCAGATATTATTTTACTTGGAAGGGGGTTGTTGGGCAATCCATATTGGGCACTATATGCTGCAAAGGAATTGAAATATGACATCAAGTGGCCAAGTCAGTATTTAAGACATTTCTAA
- a CDS encoding diguanylate cyclase domain-containing protein, with product MTDSLFCIFYKKIYLVGNDIKVDITKTISNLPENIKDLISKNSIESFSDFYYNLFYKDKESFKSNLTVDNKDKAPLDFLVYSTVINRVNNKVYFVEVYNENTQHLKDVIGYLDESDLISFVIYFDDKVLFADKGFEAQTGYDFEYLNNINFSSLFNDYFSETVKVLSEKRKSGYSLNHSFHYLPLKVKNGSVKYFHIQDVTINYKGLNAGCMFFIDVTNETNYRDIYNILYKINKVVSNSFLTYESFFKALCKEVVLDKNISFAWVGKLKRKRIIPLANEGYNEGYLKYFLSTLNKEGFDSGPTFKSIMANTIKFNSDTKNNLSMRLWQKEMLKRNFLSSCAIPFSLDKEYYILNLYSNREYFFNENILDALKVLQEVVINSLKNIKELNLKNTFFSAIENTYDWILITDKNGKIEYVNNAVTDISGYNKNELIGATPAIFKSDIYDKEFYKNLWDTVLSGNIFKGAVINKRKDGEFFQIDNTIMPILEDGVVKKFVSIAKDVSKEVYLEEEIHKFKYRDILTGLLNREGFVKKIDKDIKSLEGSRSILAVIIIDIYEFTTLNDIYGFSFCDRLLQKISTMLENAFYKSDAISRLGGDSFGLFINLSDQSDILNILKKIEDIFNEDIFIDGKRVKVNINTGISFLSDEVNATNMITRAEVALSLSKSEKANSFKIYNDEINKSISEYFQKTQLIKECIESNYFVFYLQPIFDAKTHILKSFEALVRINHPQKGVIYPGYFIDIVENSDFLYKFEEVLIKNIIDYERFICNKLGRCVDIAI from the coding sequence ATGACTGATTCTTTATTTTGTATCTTTTATAAAAAGATATATCTGGTTGGTAATGATATTAAAGTAGATATTACTAAGACAATATCCAATCTACCGGAAAATATTAAAGATTTGATTTCTAAGAATTCAATAGAGAGTTTTTCTGATTTTTATTACAACTTATTTTATAAAGATAAGGAAAGCTTTAAAAGTAATCTTACTGTAGATAATAAAGATAAGGCTCCGTTAGATTTTTTAGTATATTCTACTGTAATAAATAGGGTAAATAATAAAGTATATTTTGTCGAAGTATATAATGAAAATACACAACATCTCAAAGATGTAATTGGATATTTGGATGAGAGCGATTTGATTAGCTTCGTCATCTACTTTGATGATAAAGTACTGTTTGCTGACAAAGGGTTTGAGGCTCAAACAGGTTATGATTTTGAATATTTAAATAATATTAACTTTTCATCACTTTTTAACGATTACTTTTCAGAGACAGTTAAGGTTTTATCTGAAAAAAGGAAATCAGGGTATAGTTTAAACCATTCTTTTCATTATCTCCCCTTAAAAGTTAAAAACGGCAGTGTCAAATATTTTCATATTCAGGATGTTACAATTAATTATAAAGGGTTAAATGCCGGATGTATGTTTTTTATAGATGTTACAAATGAAACAAATTATAGAGATATTTATAATATTTTATATAAAATCAACAAGGTGGTAAGCAATAGTTTTCTAACATATGAAAGTTTTTTCAAAGCACTTTGTAAAGAAGTTGTTTTGGACAAGAATATATCTTTTGCGTGGGTAGGAAAGCTAAAGAGGAAAAGAATAATACCTTTGGCAAATGAAGGCTATAATGAAGGTTATCTTAAATATTTTTTATCAACGTTAAATAAAGAAGGTTTTGACTCTGGTCCTACTTTTAAATCCATTATGGCAAATACCATAAAATTTAATTCAGATACCAAAAATAACTTATCAATGAGATTATGGCAGAAAGAGATGCTTAAAAGGAATTTTTTATCTTCCTGTGCAATCCCATTTAGTCTGGATAAAGAATATTATATTTTAAACCTATACTCTAATAGAGAATATTTTTTTAATGAAAATATATTAGATGCACTAAAAGTGCTTCAGGAAGTAGTAATTAATAGTCTTAAAAATATAAAAGAGCTAAATTTAAAAAATACATTTTTTAGTGCTATAGAAAATACTTATGATTGGATATTGATTACTGATAAAAATGGTAAAATAGAATATGTCAATAATGCTGTAACAGATATTAGCGGTTATAATAAAAATGAGCTTATCGGCGCTACCCCTGCAATTTTTAAATCAGACATATATGATAAAGAATTTTATAAAAACCTTTGGGATACGGTGCTTTCAGGAAATATTTTTAAAGGGGCGGTAATAAATAAAAGGAAGGATGGTGAGTTTTTTCAAATAGACAATACTATTATGCCTATATTGGAAGATGGCGTAGTCAAAAAATTTGTTTCAATAGCAAAAGATGTATCAAAGGAGGTTTATTTAGAAGAGGAGATACATAAGTTTAAATATCGAGATATTCTTACCGGGCTTCTAAACAGAGAAGGTTTTGTAAAGAAGATAGATAAAGATATCAAGTCGTTAGAGGGTTCAAGAAGTATTTTAGCAGTTATAATAATTGATATATATGAATTTACAACGCTAAATGATATTTATGGTTTTAGCTTTTGTGATCGTCTTTTGCAAAAGATATCCACAATGCTTGAAAATGCTTTTTATAAGTCTGATGCTATTTCAAGGTTAGGTGGCGATAGTTTTGGGCTTTTTATAAACCTTAGCGATCAAAGTGATATATTAAATATACTTAAAAAAATTGAAGACATATTTAATGAAGATATTTTTATTGATGGGAAAAGAGTAAAAGTTAATATAAATACAGGCATATCCTTTCTAAGTGATGAAGTAAACGCTACTAATATGATAACAAGAGCCGAAGTAGCATTGAGTTTATCAAAAAGCGAAAAGGCAAATTCTTTTAAAATTTATAATGATGAAATAAACAAGAGCATATCTGAATATTTTCAAAAAACACAGTTAATAAAAGAATGCATTGAATCAAATTATTTTGTATTTTATTTGCAGCCTATATTTGATGCAAAAACTCATATATTGAAAAGTTTTGAAGCCTTAGTAAGAATAAATCATCCACAAAAAGGGGTAATTTATCCCGGTTATTTTATTGATATAGTTGAAAATAGTGATTTTTTATATAAATTTGAAGAGGTTCTAATTAAAAATATTATAGATTATGAAAGATTTATTTGTAATAAATTGGGCAGATGTGTTGATATAGCAATA